Within the Candidatus Glassbacteria bacterium genome, the region ACCCCTCGCTTTCCAGGGTCTTCAGTTTCTCCAGAATCTCGATAACTACCGGGTCCTTGCTGTCGATATCGATCCCCATTTCCTGGGCCTTGTAGAGGATGTTGCTGCGGCCGGAGAGGTCGCTGACCAGCACCCGGCGATGGTTGCCGACCAGCTCGGGGTCGATATGCTCGTAGGTCTCGGGGTTACGCATCACCGCGGAGACGTGCATGCCGCCCTTGTGGGCGAACGCGCTCTCGCCGACAAACGCCTGGCGCTTGTTGTTGGGCAGATTGGCCAGCTCGTTGACAAACCGCGACAGCTCGCGGAGCTTTTTCAGGTTTTTGTGCGGAACCGCGTCCAGCCCCATCTTGAGCATCAGGTCCGGGATAACCGAGACCAGGTTGGCGTTGCCGCAGCGCTCGCCATAGCCGTTGATCGTCCCCTGGACATGGGTCGCTCCGGCCTCGATCGCGGCCAGGGTGTTGGCTACGGCCAGTTCGCTGTCATTATGGGTGTGGATCCCCACCGGCACATCGACCGCCTGCACGACCTCGGCGACCACTTTAGTGATGAACGAGGGCAGACTGCCGCCGTTGGTATCGCAGAGCACCACCCGCTCCGCGCCGGCCTCGACCGCGGCCTTGACCGTCTTGAGCGTGTATTCCGGGTTGGCCCGGTAGCCGTCGAACATGTGCTCGGCGTCGTAGATCACAAACCGGTCGTGCTTTTTGAGGAACTCCAGGGACTCGGAGATCGCCCGCAGGTTCTCATCCAGGTCGGTGCGCAGGGCATCGCGCACGTGGAGGTCCCAGCTTTTGCCCACGACAGTCACCACCTCGGTTTCAGCGCTGAGCAGGCTGTTGATTATCGCATCGCCCTCCACCTGTCCGCCCACCCGGCGGGTCATCCCGAATGCGCAGGGTTTGGCATTCTTGAGCGGCTTCTTTTTCACTTCCTCGAAAAACAGGGCGTCCTTGGGATTGGATCCCGGATAGCCGCCCTCGATGTAGTGAAACCCCAGCTCATCGAGCAGATAGGCGATCCGCATTTTGTCCTCGAGGGTGAAGGCGATGTCCTCGGCCTGGGCGCCGTCCCTCAAAGTGGTATCGTAAACCTCGATTACTGACATCGGTTACACTCCTATTTGTTCATCCAGCTCATCATCTTGCGCAGCTTGGTGCCCACCTTTTCAACAAGGTGTTCGGCGTCCATGCGCTTGAGAGCGTTGTATACCGGGCGGTTTACCTGATTTTCCTGCAGCCACCGGCGGGCGAACACACCGCTCTGGATCTCCCACAGGACCTGTTTCATTTCCTTGCGCACGTCCTCGTTGATAATCCTGCGGCCGACTGTCAGGTCGCCGTACTCGGCGGTATCGGAGATCGAGTCGCGCATGTTGGCGATTCCGCCCTCGTAGATCAGGTCGACAATCAGCTTGACCTCGTGCAGGCACTCGAAATAGGCGATCTCGGGCTGGTAGCCGGCCTCCACCAGTGTATCGAAGCCGGCGCGGATCAGCTCGGTCAGGCCGCCGCAGAGCACCACCTGCTCGCCGAACAGGTCGGTTTCGGTCTCTTCGGCGAACGTGGTCTCCAGCACTCCGCTCCGTCCGGCGCCGATCCCGCTGGCGTAAGCCAGGGCAAGTTCCCTGGCCTTGCCGGAGGCATCCTGGGCGATCGCGATCAGCGCGGGCACGCCCCCGCCTTCCTTGAAGACACGGCGAACCAGGTGTCCCGGCCCCTTGGGCGCGACCATAAACACGTCGACGCCTTTGGGAGGCACGATCTGGCCGAAATGGATGTTGAAGCCGTGGCTGAAGACCAGCGCCTTGCCCTCGGTCATGTGGCCGGCGATCTCGGAGTTGTAGATCTGCGCCTGGATCTGATCGGGCAGCAGAATCTGGATCACATCGGCGGCCCTGGCGGCTTCGGCTGCCGTAACCGGATCGAACCCGTCGGCCTTGGCCATCTTGTAGTTCCGGGTGCCCTTCAGCTCGCTGACAATCACGTCGAAGCCGCTGTCACGCAGGTTCTGCGCCTGAGCGTGCCCCTGGCTGCCGTAACCGATAACCGCGATCTTGCGCTTTTTGAGAACCGCGGGCTTGGCGTCCTTATCGTAGTACATCTTCATCCATCACCTCCGGTAGTACTTTGAAGTTATCGAGAAAAACACTTTATGAATTTCAGCTTCAACCCGACGGCGGCCCGCCACGGAGCTGCGCGGGACCAATCCAATCCGTATAAAATAAACGCCGGCGGCCTGATTGTGAACAACCTGTCAGGAATTCAGGCCGTAATCCTGGATGACGACCAGTCCGGGCTCTTGCCGGTGTACTCACGCTTGATCGCGGTCGTGCCGGTGCGGGCCATTTCACTGATCCCGAACGGCTGCAGCATGTCGATACAGGCCTCCACCTTCTTGTGCCCGCCGGTGACCTCGATAGTGAGCGTCCGGGGCGAAATGTCAACGATCTTGGCCTGGAAAATTTCAACGATCTGGATAATGGAACTGCGAGTTGACGCGGTGCAGCTGAGTTTGATCAGCGCCAGTTCGCGGTTGACATACTCAGCGAACGTGAGGTCGGTGACCTTGATCACGTTGATCAGCCGGTTGAGCTGCTTGATGATCTGCTCGATCACCATGTCGTCGCCGGAGGTCATGATCGTCATCCGGCTCAGTTCGGGGTTTTCGGTTTTACCCACGCAGATGCTGTCCAGGTTGTAGCCTTTGCCGCTGAAAAGGTTGGAGATCCTGGCCAGCACGCCGAACTTGTTCTCCACCAGCAGCGAAATCGTATGTTGCATTTTTTCTTCTCCTGAGTGCCAGTTGGAATAGCCAACCAACCGAAAATTCATTCATCCCCGCCTCGCCCATCGGGCGGGCTCGCGGGTCCGCCCCTACCGGGGTCGGCTGAAAAGAGCTACTCGATGATATCGGTCGCCATCTTACCCGGCGGAATCATCGGGAACACGTTCTCGTGACGGTCGATGCGGAAATCGATAAAGACCGGCGTCTTCCTGACTTTGACCGCGGCCTGGAGCGCCGGCACGACTTCCTCCCGTTTGGTCACCCGCATCCCTTTGGCGCCGTAGGCTTCAACCAGCCTGACAAAGTCCGGGTTGGTGTACTCCAGGC harbors:
- the ilvC gene encoding ketol-acid reductoisomerase, with the protein product MKMYYDKDAKPAVLKKRKIAVIGYGSQGHAQAQNLRDSGFDVIVSELKGTRNYKMAKADGFDPVTAAEAARAADVIQILLPDQIQAQIYNSEIAGHMTEGKALVFSHGFNIHFGQIVPPKGVDVFMVAPKGPGHLVRRVFKEGGGVPALIAIAQDASGKARELALAYASGIGAGRSGVLETTFAEETETDLFGEQVVLCGGLTELIRAGFDTLVEAGYQPEIAYFECLHEVKLIVDLIYEGGIANMRDSISDTAEYGDLTVGRRIINEDVRKEMKQVLWEIQSGVFARRWLQENQVNRPVYNALKRMDAEHLVEKVGTKLRKMMSWMNK
- the ilvN gene encoding acetolactate synthase small subunit, with the protein product MQHTISLLVENKFGVLARISNLFSGKGYNLDSICVGKTENPELSRMTIMTSGDDMVIEQIIKQLNRLINVIKVTDLTFAEYVNRELALIKLSCTASTRSSIIQIVEIFQAKIVDISPRTLTIEVTGGHKKVEACIDMLQPFGISEMARTGTTAIKREYTGKSPDWSSSRITA
- a CDS encoding citramalate synthase, with translation MSVIEVYDTTLRDGAQAEDIAFTLEDKMRIAYLLDELGFHYIEGGYPGSNPKDALFFEEVKKKPLKNAKPCAFGMTRRVGGQVEGDAIINSLLSAETEVVTVVGKSWDLHVRDALRTDLDENLRAISESLEFLKKHDRFVIYDAEHMFDGYRANPEYTLKTVKAAVEAGAERVVLCDTNGGSLPSFITKVVAEVVQAVDVPVGIHTHNDSELAVANTLAAIEAGATHVQGTINGYGERCGNANLVSVIPDLMLKMGLDAVPHKNLKKLRELSRFVNELANLPNNKRQAFVGESAFAHKGGMHVSAVMRNPETYEHIDPELVGNHRRVLVSDLSGRSNILYKAQEMGIDIDSKDPVVIEILEKLKTLESEGFQYEGAEASFELLIKRAQGVLPRFFDLVSFRVIDEKRAVSEVPSSEATIVVKVDGQTEHTAAHGNGPVNAIDHALRKALEKFYGELAEVELLDYKVRVLPMGSGTGSMVRVLIESGDGQNKWGTVGVSYNIVEASWQALTDSVTYKLLQSRGPAKG